A window of the Brassica oleracea var. oleracea cultivar TO1000 chromosome C1, BOL, whole genome shotgun sequence genome harbors these coding sequences:
- the LOC106335017 gene encoding uncharacterized protein LOC106335017, whose translation MPRKFSFPSIKMYDGTGDPDDHIAQYKQRMLAVALPKESREATMCKGFGSTLIGPALQWYINFPIGSISSFAGLSDKFVEPLRDYIARFNQEKVAVPECSIPTTISAFKRGLLPDGGLYKELTMYPCKTMEDVFSRAWAQVKWEEDVASPTKAQPKQNQRSDREERSSQKGSKDSGSRNRGRFQYRPQEKEEGMSVSTLPDILHLSVSTPELVNALKQMGQQVMWPPKMKAPDSFRNPELWCDFHRDHGHKTEDCIALRIEVNELLQKGYLREFFSEKAKAHLSKETAGKPKGPAPTSPPRQDRVIHVISGGSEVSGVSHAAAKKSTCNAKHGLETTQPKRLLLGTDEISFTAKEQEKILAPHHDALVISLTIANCLVKIIPVDNGSSSNITFQTAYQDLGLEVSTLTRKVTPLIGFNGEVKQTAGEAILPVYAEGVNMSTKFLVVDCQSAYKMILGRPWIHAMGEVPSTFHQMVKFPTPWGIRIIRGD comes from the coding sequence ATGCCTAGAAAGTTCTCCTTCCCCAGCATCAAGATGTATGACGGTACTGGCGACCCCGACGATCACATCGCGCAGTACAAGCAAAGGATGTTGGCGGTTGCACTCCCTAAGGAGTCTCGCGAAGCCACGATGTGCAAAGGGTTCGGTTCCACTCTGATCGGACCTGCCTTGCAATGGTACATCAATTTCCCCATCGGGTCCATATCTTCCTTCGCAGGCCTGAGCGACAAATTCGTGGAACCCCTGCGAGACTACATAGCCCGCTTCAACCAGGAGAAAGTGGCGGTCCCCGAATGCAGCATCCCTACCACGATCTCTGCCTTCAAAAGAGGTCTACTTCCAGATGGGGGGCTATACAAAGAGTTGACCATGTACCCTTGCAAGACCATGGAAGATGTGTTTTCCCGAGCCTGGGCGCAGGTGAAGTGGGAGGAAGATGTGGCTAGCCCTACCAAGGCTCAGCCAAAGCAGAACCAAAGGTCAGACCGAGAGGAAAGATCCTCCCAGAAAGGATCCAAAGACTCTGGTAGTAGGAACAGGGGCAGGTTCCAGTACCGGCCTCAAGAGAAGGAAGAAGGGATGTCGGTATCTACCTTGCCCGATATCCTCCATCTCTCAGTATCAACGCCAGAGCTAGTCAACGCACTGAAACAGATGGGCCAACAGGTTATGTGGCCTCCAAAGATGAAAGCACCTGACTCGTTCCGGAACCCGGAACTTTGGTGTGACTTCCATCGTGATCATGGCCACAAAACCGAAGACTGCATCGCCCTGAGGATCGAGGTCAACGAACTACTCCAAAAGGGGTATCTCCGAGAATTCTTCTCAGAGAAAGCCAAGGCCCACCTCAGCAAAGAGACAGCAGGGAAACCCAAAGGACCTGCACCAACCTCACCACCTCGCCAAGATCGGGTGATCCATGTCATATCCGGAGGTTCGGAAGTAAGCGGAGTGAGCCACGCAGCCGCAAAGAAAAGCACCTGTAACGCTAAGCATGGTCTGGAAACGACCCAACCAAAGCGCCTACTTCTAGGCACCGACGAGATAAGCTTCACAGCTAAGGAGCAAGAGAAGATCCTAGCTCCCCACCATGATGCTCTAGTTATCTCTCTCACCATAGCAAACTGCTTGGTGAAAATAATACCAGTAGACAACGGCAGCTCCAGCAACATTACCTTCCAGACGGCATACCAAGATCTAGGGCTGGAGGTGAGCACCCTGACGCGCAAGGTAACACCACTCATCGGGTTCAACGGCGAGGTCAAGCAAACCGCCGGAGAGGCTATCCTCCCAGTATACGCTGAAGGGGTCAACATGTCTACCAAATTCCTGGTCGTAGATTGCCAATCGGCATATAAAATGATCTTGGGACGACCATGGATTCACGCCATGGGAGAAGTCCCTTCAACCTTTCATCAGATGGTGAAGTTCCCTACACCCTGGGGCATCAGAATAATCAGGGGAGACTAG